The genomic interval ACAAAAAATTTAAAAGTTGCTGGGCAAATGATAGAGTCTGACCGTTTTCATGAAAATTATCGCGCTTCTTTAGTTCCTGAACTGAAAATTTTGCGAGAAATTGGTCATGAATTTGGTGCTTATGGAACTTATTTATCTGGGGCGGGGCCAACAGTAATGCTACTTTTACCCGATGATAAGCTGAATTTACTGACAGAAAAAATTAATGAGCAAAATTTATCTGGTCAACTTTATTCCTTGGAAGTTGACAGTAATGGATTACAAGTAGAAGAATCTGTATTATAAATACAGATTTTTTTCTTGATTATTTTACATATAAAATGATATAATCATTAAAGCAAAAAAGAATGTAAAGTAGTTCACTAACTTTCATTTTATTTGTCAGAACAAGGTTTTTGATTGATCATTTTTTTTAAAGTTAAAAGTAATGAATAATTAAATTTCTTTTATTGACAGGAAATGTGATTTAAATGAAAAACCATTATTGCCCTACTGTCCGCTTTTTTAAAGCAAGAGTTTAAAAAGAAAAGGAAACTCAAATGGCTCAAACAAAAAAGGCAAAAGTCAGAAATCTGATTATTGCTGCGATGCTAACTGCACTTGGAATTTTAATTCCAATGATTATGCCGGCTAAAATTATTATTGGTCCTGCATCATTCACGCTTGCCTCACATGTTCCCGTAATGGCTGCCATGTTTTTCAGTCCATTAATGACCGCTTTTGTTGCTCTAGGAACTACCCTAGGATTTATGATTAGTATTCCGGTACCAACTATTTGGTTGCGTGCCCTTATGCATCTCCCTGTAATGACAGTGGGTGCTTATGTCCTAAAGAAACATCCTGAACTTGTTCATCAAAAAGTTAAAATCCAAATTTTTAATTTTATTCTCGGTATTTTTCATGCTGG from Lactococcus lactis carries:
- the niaX gene encoding niacin ECF transporter S component NiaX, with amino-acid sequence MAQTKKAKVRNLIIAAMLTALGILIPMIMPAKIIIGPASFTLASHVPVMAAMFFSPLMTAFVALGTTLGFMISIPVPTIWLRALMHLPVMTVGAYVLKKHPELVHQKVKIQIFNFILGIFHAGLETLVVYVFYSLGFANIDQAALLNLLLLIGFGGLVHSIIDFNLALGLCNVLSKAFPIDIFDKAKGFLNKKKVKAEI